TACAAAAGGTCGGTCTGTGACTACTATGTACAACAAAAGAGGAGATTTCACTCCACATGGCACTAGTGGCCCTGTGACTAGGGATCACCATAAATACAAAGAAGATTGAAAATAGGACCAGAGTTCTTATAGACTCCATAAGCTAAAATATAATTAACACTAGACTGAACTATAGTAAGATCCATGTCTTCATCCCACATCAGCCACAAACCACCAGAAGCTTGATCAGCAGGAACCACATGACTATTAGCTACATGAAAATGATGGATCAGATCAGAAGCAGTAACTTTAGAGCTTTTTGTTTCTGAAATAAAGATTACCTTAGCATTAGTAGAGTATATTAGGCGTTGGAGGTGTTGCATTTTCCTACTGCCGAGGTGACCCCCCCATACCTCGGCAGTTCCAGCTTAAAAGACTCATGGCGCCCTTGATGCCTTATGGGCTGGCGCCATTGCCCATCCATCATTCTTTCCACTTCCATCTCCACCATTTCCAGCACTGGGATCAACAAGCTGAATCTCTGAAACATTGCATTCCCTAGGATCTATAGCCAGTATCAGTCTGGAGCTAGCTCCAGCATCACTTGCACCACCCCCTTGAGTATCTCCAGCAGCTTGATCAACAAAGATATCATGATGCGCCTCCAAAGCACTCCAAGTATGCTTCCTGCTATGAATATTGTTAATGCTTTGAGGGGATCTTGGAGCATCTCTTTGAAAGACATCAGAATGAGCAGCAGCAAGAGGTCTCCAAGAAGTGGAGGTCACCATTCAACCACCATAACCTCCTCTCTGATCCCATCTTGTAACTCTCTGCCCACCTCTTCTACTTGGAACCCTGATTGGTGCTGAATGATGGTTAGTTGGAGGAGCTCTTCTTGATTCAATCCCTCCATGTTCTTCACCTCCCACAATCGAGAAGGAAGAGGCAGCTGAAGTAGTTGGGGAGCAATGGCGTTTGGTAGATTCATGGGCTGCTTCATGAAACCCTCTCTTCTTACTTAAATGTTGTGAGGCTGTCTCATAAATCTTGGTAGCTCTTGTGCTTCTTCTGTGTTGCACTTCGTTGGTGCCAATAGCAGGGTCCATCAGAGGCATTTTTGGATATGGAGGAATCCAACAAAAATTCAATTGTGGAAAAATTCAGGCAACATTTTTCTTCTCCTCAATTCAAGAACATTCAAGAACAGCAGAAGCAGCAAGAGAGAGGAAGTGGGACCAGCCAGTCATTAATGCCCAAGCTAGATTGGAAAAAAGCGAGTGAGAAAGCTTTGACTTTAGCTGGCTGCAGCACTGTTCAAGGGCCCCCAAGTCAAGCTGTTCACACTACCACAGCAAGCAAACAATGTGAGAAAAAAGACAAAGAACCTAATATGCAAAGTACACCAGAAGTTGGTACCGAAGAGATGTTGGTACATGGAAGTACAGTGAAAAAGAAGCTGGTTTCTAGTACTATAGAGGATCATGTCAGCTGCAACTCAAAGAATGTCAATACTGTTGGTAAGGTGCATCAGATGGAACCAATCCAGTCTGTTCCTTTGGTTCACCGAGTTTCACCTAGTGCAAGTGCCCATCAGAACAGATTTTTGACTTAGTGATATATATGAATACAAGTATGCATCATTTGATCCTTACCAAGCTTCACATATTCAACCTTAGTGTAAGAGTCAAAAAGGTAATATCTTTGGTGAGGAATAAATATCCTTACACTGTTAAGTGATCGAGAGAATCACTTGATTTTTGAAAACCATCCGGAATGAAAACTAAGCAAGTAGATAAAATGTACTTTATGATCTGTTCTGTCTCTCAATATCCCAAGGTGGTGAGAAGCGTGTGTTCCACAAATTTTAGGCGTAAGGGTAAGTCACCGTGCATATTTACTTAACATGAGAGAGAGTACCCAAACTATGCACTTGTACATTCTAGATATACAGCAtggtagcaactcctgatcaacaaccaagtttTGTTTCCCTTTCGTCCTTTACTCGGGACAAGCAAAGGTTCATACTTGAGGGGTTTTGTTGATGGTCGTTACAGAcaaatttcgaccgtcaatataactAAATAATGGAGAAATAGCTATGCTTGCAACGcatatttattttcaaataatatagTTCCACTTGTACATGGAGAATAACATGTTGCACGAAtttatgaaataaaataaagagagagTGGAGAGAACATCACTCCTAAGCAAGCAAATGGATAAGGAGGACCCACATGACAGGTGTAACCGCCGAAAACTGCCTTAACCGCCACAATCGTCATTGGGACCCAGCCTCCTTGCCAAACTTGGAGGCCTGTTGGGCtggcccaggttcggccgaaccctagcaGCTGCGGCTCCAACAGGCCTTACACGTGGGTGTACAGGATCGCTTGCTGATGACGGTTACGAGGGTAAAATCGACATTTCACATGCCAATAACCATCATACCGAccatataaaaggaggagctcacttCACTTCgcaacacactcaagcaagctcaAATTCCTCTTCATACTTTAGTATTAATATCTTAGTGCCAAGTGGAGTAGAATAGAATAGTATtcggagtcttcggaagagttttaGTATGACTCTAGCAGCTTTTGTATTCTCTTCTGTACAACTTTCGATATTAAtgaaatactcttctttatatatcTTCGGTACTTTATTTAGTATGAATACTGTTCTTACTTTATATCTGTGCCGTACCAATTGTGTGGGTAGCCTGCCAGAGAGGTGCAATAGTGCGGGTTTAATGTCTAATTTATCAGTTACTCTATGTCATGTGCACGGGcatagagtagtatttagtaatgtaagcatggtgcttagattaattattaaatatcattaattgggcatatatgctgtgggacagtagaggtgggccgctgatggtgacaactcagtacgggtattcctccacgttagtatatatttcTAAGACAAATTcatggggagggtactcctccgtatttagccccggttggacggCTATGATAGGTTAGCCACACGATTGTATATTAGAAGATGTAAACTAGAATTTgagtgtatactagaagtataggaattaaATGCTTTATCTTTCTTCTTCCACTTAGTTAGAATTACTTTATTACGTAGATTTGGTCAGCTTTGCTTCGTGTCACTATACCCCTATATTAAACTTAACCACTGCCTAGACTTTGAcaattacaagtaatatatgtataaagtgCATTAGCAAAGTTCACTCTTAtcatcttcccttgggattaaaaatGCGATACCTTGAAATACTtctgggtgaaatgctacaatggtatatccgtgcgcttgcggattacttctgtaaccataaatataccaggactatttctggcgccattgctgggaatgaatatttctagtaatgccgttaagaaatatcaacaccAACGAAGTTGTCCATAAAACCCCTTGTAAGGAGATGTGCATGGACCCGCTGAGCCGGAAGTTTTCTATCTTTCTTGCAATCATAGCATGGACATCAAATATAATCCTGTGCGTTAACTGAGTTTGTACTTGTGGCCACGGCAACGAGAGCCGTTACACCCGTAAGATACTCCATAGAGTCATGATCCACTGTAGTTATCCGTTGTAGATCCATTACATCTAATGGGTGCCTGCGATTATTATCATTTATTATAAACCATGAACATTAATAAACAAGGAGGATTTCATAATTTACACCATAGAGTCATGATCCACTGTAGTTATCCGTTGTAGATCCATTACATCTAATGGGTGCCTGCGATTATTATCATTTATTATAAACCATGAACATTAATAAACAAGGAGGATTTCATAATTTACAGGCACACTAGATTAAATAAAAACGAGAAATGACCATTTTACCTCTATGATAAAATTGAGATTTTTTTGCATACACCCACGTCGCATTAGATATTCATGGCTAACAAAAATATCATGCCTATGCAATGATTAGTTGATTACATGTTTTTCCATATGGGTCAAGTCgtcatttaaattttggctagtGTGAAACATTAATGACGATGGAATAGAaggaataaaataaaacaataattcAAAATTAGCATGGCATCCGAGAACAGATCTACCAATGACTGATGGATCCACACAAATGACTAGTGCATTTTACAAGTATTATCACACGGTAACTCAATTCAACGAGTAAGTGTGAATCGGGGTGagaaataatgaatatttacCTTGTAAGCTTCAATTTTCAACCAATACCTAACAAAAATCGAGCAAATCCGCTCCCCTAGTGGATCTATGGGCACCCCTAAGAGAAATTTGAGATTTATGGCACACAAGTCAAATTTAGCATAGATGGAAGAAAAATTTAACATAGATGGAAGAAAAATTTAGCACCTATAGTGCCGGCACTGATGTAGTAGTGCCAACAACGTCAAATTTGACTTGACGTTCAAATCTATGCTATAAATCTATGCAAAATTTAGCATAGATGGAAGAAAAATGGCCAACAACGTCAAATTTTGCTCTGTAGTAGTGCCAACAACATCAAGTCCAGCGTGTGGCACCTGCCACCGGTTTGGCTGTCCATGCAAGAGATTTACTTTCTACCACGTGAGTGAGCACTTCACGGCCATGTTCCGGCGCAAAGCCATGCCCATCGTGCACTGGTACATTGAGGCATGGAcgatgtggagattatggataacccatacctacacggcatgtatagttCGACTaggtatggggtgccatgtgTAGAAAGAATATATTTAGAGAGATTCGGGTTAAaatctaaacttgtatgttaaGAAAATATccgagatcctagtcggttacgattgtattttatctgtaactgcatattccgttagggatatggactatattttgtaatacggaccccttcccctatataaagAGGGGTCCGGGTGTATCTAGGGGCACGATTTTCTTCCAGATCATACGATCGATAAtatactcggcggatcaatccccggataggagtagggtattacttcttgattaattaagaaggcctgaacctgtataaaatttctTATCTCAAAACCcttccacttttccagcttgatagctaccccttttagtattgccgaaatcttgtttcgacagatGAGATGGAGTACTGCGCCTAAGCAGAGAGCAACATGAACCCATGAACGACCTCGTTATCGATTAGTTGCAGTGCCTGGATGCCACCGCCGAGGTGTACGGCAAGGAAGGGCACAATGGGGAGCTAGCTCAACGCACCggcgtcatcgtcgtcggccGACCAGAGGATCACGGTCTCACAGAGCTGTCCATGGTCACTCTCGATCTGGCCCACTCTCATTTTGGTACTGGGCTACCCATTTTAGGTACTTTTAAGTGGGTAGCTCCTATTTTTACACCATTCGATTTCTCCCGCTGGATGATCTGTATTTGTTTCAACCATTGTAAAAATTTCTCAAGAAAAAAACAAGCTTCCGTTGAGGACAAACAAGAAATATCATAAAACCGATGCAACAAATGGGTTATAAAATGGTCCCTTCGAGGGTCCTCCCTTTATGTAGAAACAAGGACCCAACAAACTTCAGGTATCATCAACACTGTAATAGCAATAACCAAACATCACAGCAATACTAACATAGCAGAGCAAAAACAAACGCAACATATATGAGTTCCATGGGATGTAGATGCATACTACGGCATCCCTATTTATTTTCATACAACCAATGCAAGAACCGtaacaatatatataaactCGATGGCAAAGACCGAGGTTCTGAGAACGATTGGTCGGTGCGGTAGCACCAATATCTTTCGACCTTTCAAGAAGTGAATGTGTGATCAATGATTACCTTCAGTCCCTCAGTGCTATCTTTCAAATCTCGTACCAACAGGTCATTTATTTGAGCGGTTTGCTTATCCTCTTCTCTTGGTTTAGCTTCTCTGAGGCGCACCCCTTTGAGATTTCCTAGCGTGTCAATGCCAAATAGGCCTTCAAACGCTTGAAACTGCATCTCAATCATCTCAAGGGCTGGCATTGCATTGTGACAGAAGCCTAGCTTTGGAACAAGAGGTGCAAAGAAGCGAAGTAGCTTAAGACTCTTGAATCCTTCACCTGGAACAAAGATCTCCCCATCGGACAGTGATTTGTTGTCCTCGATGATGTCCTTCATCTTTTTGTCCTGATCCTTCTCCATCTCACCAAATGAGAAAGAAAAGGTAAGAGAAAACAGCGGCAGGGCACGGAGGTGCTCTAGAGTATCTGTCCGGAGAACTGTTAGAGACAGAGTTAGCTTGCTCAATGTCCGTAGTGTCTTGATCCAACCTGGGGGTTTTTTCAACATGCCGGAAAGCTCAAGGGCAACAAGATATCTTGGGGGTGCGGACATGTTACCCAAGGAGTTGATAAAATTAGATTGACCTTCCTCATTGATCGCCAAAGTCTGGAGACCACAGCTGCAAAGATACTCAATAGAAGAGCGTAGTTCTGTCAAGATTTTCCTTGTGCCCGGTTCCTCTGGGTTGAGCTTGAGCTTGTAAATAGTAAGCTTCTTTAGACCCGTCAATTGATGAAGGCCTGCTACAGCTGTTGTCTCATCGATCTTGATCCCAGACAGTATCCGGAGTGCTTTCATTCCTTCCTTCTCTTTATCTTGGGTCAACATACTTTTGTGTTGCTGCTTCTTACTTTTTTCTTGAGGCAGCCTCAACCCTTTCCGTGGGTTTTTGTTTTTACTCCCACCAAGTATTCTGCTGATTAGTTTTAGCTGCTCTACTTCTTTCGGCAGCTCTTTAACACGTGTTTCTCTTATGTCAAGAGTTTCCAAATACTCGAGCTTCACAATCGTCGGCGGAACATGGGTAATATCCGTCCCTCGGAGGCTCAAATACTTCAGCACAAACATCTTACAAATGTGTTTCATATGCCTGTTCTTGAATCCCTTCAGTCCTTGAAAATCCAGGACTTGTATTATTCTGTCATTGAAAGCATGGAATGGAAGCTGGGTGAGGCTCCCGAAAACGGTCAGTGACCGAACTTGTGACAGATTCATGCCTTTTGTTGAATCTCCATGCTTGGAACTGCTGCTCTGCATGGAAAGCCGACGGACTTTGTTATTACTGGGTGCTATCATCATCAGATGACCACCAACCACAGTAATAAAATTCTCTTCTCTTGCCTTGGTCACAATATAGTCAAGAACCATGTCATGAACTTGAAAGGTTTTTAGTTTCCCGTTGCTGCTGTGCTCCACAGGACGTATCAactttcttcttaaaatatgattGAAGTATGATTCCGCAACTTCCTCCGCCGTCAGCCCTTGCTTTGCATTGACAAAACCTTCAGCAATCCATCGCCTGGACAGACACTTCCTACTAATTTTCCAACCCTTTGGAAATATTGCCAAGTACAGTAAGCAGGTTCTGAGATATCCAGGCAAATTATTGTAGCAACAATCAAGTATCCTTGTAACCCCATCCAAATTGAGAGAAGTTTCTTGTTCCTGAGCCCCAGCAGTAATAGAAACCTCTTCTGGCAATAATTTGTGAAGTCCAGCCCAGTAACTCTTTGGCTGGTCTTGGTTGCACGCCACTAGACCAGCCATGGTAACTATGGCCAAAGGCTGACCCCCACACCTTTTCCATAAATCACCAGGGACATTGTTCTGTACCTTGTGTCTATCTTTGGTGCTTTTGGATTCAGAAACACTTCGGTTGAATAGCTCCTTGGAATCACGAGGACTGAGGAAACTAATCGGATACAATAGATCCTTGTTTTCTGGCCGGCAGCAGGTCGAACCAACCGCTTGAAATCTTGAAGTAACTATTATTCTACTGCGCTCTTTATTATCAGTTAGCAACAAATAATCTGATATTGTTTTCCATGTTTTTGCAGACCATATGTCGTCAACCAGGATTATATACCTGGCAACAAAAAGAAGACGACAATGTGAGGTAGACGAAGAGTCCATCATCCAGTAACAAGCTTATAAATTGAAAACTACAAACATACATAATGTGCCACCACGTACACAAAATAATAAGGAATAAAGCAAATGAtttaaactaggaaggtagcccgcgtgAATGCGCAGACATGCATCACATGGTAAGTTTGAGATACTTATAAGAGCGAAATATTAACCGGAGAACATCTACCATGATTTCTCTGTAAATTGTTTTCATCAGCAttaattgcttttataattttctaacctcTGAactttatattatatcatatttaagtaatatctatgagcaattatttataatcgtcttcatcatttgaaaagaaggtagatttattttctttagaaaacatgCCAATGAAAAGTAAGTGTAAAGTAAAACTAAggtatttttctttattttaattgcatatatattatcatggttTATTCGAGGATGAATTGGGTGGGACAGGAAGCTCCACTAAAAGTATGGATCAATTTATATAGCCTAATATGATTGATGTAGTTTGAGAAACTACTACAAAACTTCAAATAGATGTTGACACTATAGGTGCTAGAAATATtacaaccggcacctataaaaCTTTTCCCAACTCTGCGGAGTGACAAAATAGAAAACCCACACCTTTTAGTAACTACATGTGCCGGTTCTAaagaaaaccggcacctatatcaTAAGTGCTGGTTTTTTAAACTAAAACGGTACCTACATAGAGGTTAAAAGTGCCGGTTTATAAAATAACCGGAACTTTAATAGAGACGagcgaggattttttttttctagtcctTATCTTCTCCCGCACCTCCCACCACCGCTCATTCTCTGTCTCGCCTTTCCCCTCacctttcccctcctcctcctcccatttccCCTCACCTCCTTCTCTACCTCCTCCACCGGCAGCGACAGTGTGGGAAGGCCactggccacctcctcctctcgttCCTTCCCACCAGCCACCGGCGCTCGCGGGTGGCCAGATCcggcgccgctgctcctcccCTCCGTCCCACCCCTTCCCATTAGCGCTCAGAGCGGCTAGATCCGGCAcgcccgcccccccccccaccccactgGTGCTAGGGGGTGGCTAGATCCGGCACCCCCACCACACCGGCGCTCATCGGCGGCCAGATCCGGCACCGCTGCTCCTCCTCTCCGTCCCACCCCCTTCCCATCGGCACTCGGAGCGGGCAGATCTGGCACCCCCCCACCACACCGGTGCTCAAGGGCGGCCAGATCCGGCGCAGCCGCTCCAACTCTCCATCCCACCCTCATCCCATCAGCGCTCCAGGCAGCCAAATCCGGCGCCGCCCTGACCACCGGAGCTTGGGGGCGGCCAGATccgacggtggtggtggaggaggccgggtGTAGTGGACgttggcggaggtggaggctggGCGTGGCAGGAGGCCCCCACGAAGGTGCAGTGGGCTGCCTCCTTGATTGATTTTTGATTTTGTGGTGTTTTTGAATGTGTTGTTGGATGGCGAGCAACAGAAatgtgttgttgttgttgttgattcACTACTGTctctttttgttgttgttgggtgGATGGTGAGATTGTGAGAAATGTTGTTGTTGATGTTGATGGATGTGTTCTTGGATTTGGGTGATGGGGAGTTGCACGATgcacaatatttttatatttacacaaaaaaattgaataagacaaatggtcaaacgttggttaaaaagccaacgacgttatacattaaaatacggagggaagTACGTATGTATACATACAACTATTCacgggattttttttattcgggGAGGTTACATGGGATGtattttaaataaatctaatctaatggtttaaaaaTAGCGGgatccgccaccgccgtcgtctcctgTTCGGGATCCGCGCcagccgtcctccgccgccttgTCGCTCGCCTTCGCCAGGCGCGCGACGGCGCAGACGCTCCGGGCGCAGCTCCTGCCGTCGGCGGCTTGGCGAGTTCCTGACTTCATCGCGGCCCcactgctgcggcggcggcgggtaggAACCACCGAGGCTGACGAGGCCGTGCAGACTGCGACTGAGGTGAGAGGGGCTTGCTTCCCCATCCCCCTCGGAGGGTGATTTGTGCATTTTGTTGCACACCACATGTTTTTTTGTTGCACATAGTGTGTCCATGATGTTGCAATCCGTATTTTTCTGGATGTTTCTTAAATCAATACTGGATGTTGCATTTGGTCTCTTCGGGATGTTGCATATATTGGTTTTTTGTTGTTGCAGACAATGTTTTTTAGTGTTGCATTCGATTGAAACATGTTCGATAATGCAGTGAAACATCTTCGATAAAGCAGTGAAACATTCCTCAAAGATAAAACATCAAGAAACAATTCgtgttgaaacattttttttgagcAATGAAACATTGCAACATTCATTCAACATACTGTGAACATCGTCTGGGAGATTTCacgttgaaacattttttttcgagCGATGAAACATTGCAACATTATTTAATATACAGTGAAACATTGTCCAGAGATTTGCAAATCTCCGGACGTCCGATCCGTAGCTTTCCCCCTATTTTTTTCTTCCGGCTAACAGTAGGAagctttatttgattttttttcgatTGTATTAACGTACATATATTTATGttctctttccttttcccaGCCACCAGTTAAATATGTTATTTGGAGAAAAAACTATCacctttttaataatagatctaatctaactgTCTAAAGTATCATgtccatcaatttaaataaaaatcgacggtgagattagatagtgccatGTGGCGGTCTAGAAGTCTTTGTAGGAGCACCACGTGGCGGTTTGAGAGctagcgtttgtagaaagtttaatgaacttttagtatatagatatagatatagatatagatagatggatggatggatgtacACACCTCTTTTTATCCAGGAGCTTCTTTATTTGGCTTTCGAGTTTGTTGTCGGTGGTTTCTGTGCGCTTTAGATTGGAGGTCTCCTCAATACTGCGAGGGCTGCTTTGACGGAGACTTCCTGTGCGCTGCACGTCTCGCTTCAATTTGCTTCCAAAGCGTGCCAGTGTCTTGATATTCTCAGAGGTTCCAGTCTTGCTGCTGCATTGCTGCCTGTAATCTGGGTCTATTTGCTTGAGAATATCATTGAGTACGGCATCAAGGTCATAGTTCTGGGACACAGTAACCCACGCCCGGCAATCAAATTGATACATGACTTTCTTGTACAATGCCATGGCAATGGTGGTCTTCCCCACACCCCCAAATCCAACAATGGACACAACAGCAGGCTCCTGACAAGCAGTGCCGTCCACCCACTCCTCAAGATCCTTCATGGCCTTCTCCATCCCTACAGGCTCATTCATACCAAGCTCATGGCTTGCGAGCTGATCCTCAGCAATGTCATAAGACGTCGCATCGGGCGGGCCCTTGCCTTTTTGGGTATTTGGA
Above is a window of Oryza sativa Japonica Group chromosome 10, ASM3414082v1 DNA encoding:
- the LOC9270570 gene encoding disease resistance protein Pik-2-like, with amino-acid sequence MELVVGASTATMDSLLGKLGNLLAQEYDLIRGVRGDIQYISDELASMKAFLLDLAREDPDNRKKHWMKQIRDMAYDCEDCIDDFAHRLPNDSLDAKCCPWIVTLVYDLWTFGPRREIASSIAELKVRAQLIADRRIRYGVENPNTQKGKGPPDATSYDIAEDQLASHELGMNEPVGMEKAMKDLEEWVDGTACQEPAVVSIVGFGGVGKTTIAMALYKKVMYQFDCRAWVTVSQNYDLDAVLNDILKQIDPDYRQQCSSKTGTSENIKTLARFGSKLKRDVQRTGSLRQSSPRSIEETSNLKRTETTDNKLESQIKKLLDKKRYIILVDDIWSAKTWKTISDYLLLTDNKERSRIIVTSRFQAVGSTCCRPENKDLLYPISFLSPRDSKELFNRSVSESKSTKDRHKVQNNVPGDLWKRCGGQPLAIVTMAGLVACNQDQPKSYWAGLHKLLPEEVSITAGAQEQETSLNLDGVTRILDCCYNNLPGYLRTCLLYLAIFPKGWKISRKCLSRRWIAEGFVNAKQGLTAEEVAESYFNHILRRKLIRPVEHSSNGKLKTFQVHDMVLDYIVTKAREENFITVVGGHLMMIAPSNNKVRRLSMQSSSSKHGDSTKGMNLSQVRSLTVFGSLTQLPFHAFNDRIIQVLDFQGLKGFKNRHMKHICKMFVLKYLSLRGTDITHVPPTIVKLEYLETLDIRETRVKELPKEVEQLKLISRILGGSKNKNPRKGLRLPQEKSKKQQHKSMLTQDKEKEGMKALRILSGIKIDETTAVAGLHQLTGLKKLTIYKLKLNPEEPGTRKILTELRSSIEYLCSCGLQTLAINEEGQSNFINSLGNMSAPPRYLVALELSGMLKKPPGWIKTLRTLSKLTLSLTVLRTDTLEHLRALPLFSLTFSFSFGEMEKDQDKKMKDIIEDNKSLSDGEIFVPGEGFKSLKLLRFFAPLVPKLGFCHNAMPALEMIEMQFQAFEGLFGIDTLGNLKGVRLREAKPREEDKQTAQINDLLVRDLKDSTEGLKVIIDHTFTS